Proteins encoded within one genomic window of Gambusia affinis linkage group LG09, SWU_Gaff_1.0, whole genome shotgun sequence:
- the ubxn1 gene encoding UBX domain-containing protein 1, producing the protein MAELTTLESLLEMGFGRNRAEKAVANTGNQGIEQAMDWLMEHENDPDIDEPYVPPAGNVLGGEADQTTAGDSGEAPVIAEGDELYSDNPEASKRPMTEEEKHEQVKRLEELMRVKQAERRERERAEEVEREKQRRRQGQELQQIRQKIQDDEMKKLADQRRKEKMEDKLARQRVKDKIARDREERAQKFGGGAPPGTVTSAQPTPPSPSSPTGQGPPPTKKEYDESRIQVRLLDGSTINTVFKAQEPLAAVRVYVQMNSNTPEGQDFTLLSPYPRHIYTELDMEKPLKELGLVPSAVLVVTKKSEGSAL; encoded by the exons ATGGCAGAGCTAACAACACTGGAGAGCCTTCTGGAGATGGGCTTTGGAAGAAACAGAGC GGAGAAAGCTGTGGCCAATACGGGAAACCAGGGGATAGAGCAAGCCATGGACTG GTTAATGGAACATGAGAACGACCCGGACATCGATGAGCCGTACGTTCCTCCAGCGGGGAACGTTTTGGGAGGAGAGGCAGATCAGACAACAGCAGGGGACTCAGGTGAAG CGCCAGTAATCGCAGAGGGGGATGAATTATACAGCGACAACCCAGAGGCTTCGAAACGACCAATGACGGAGGAGGAGAAACATGAACAGGTCAAAAG ACTAGAGGAGCTGATGCGAGTGAAGCAGGCGGAGAGGAGGGAGCGCGAGCGAGCCGAGGAGGTGGAGCGGGAAAAGCAGCGGAGGAGGCAGGgccaggagctgcagcagatccGGCAGAAGATTCAGGACGACGAGATGAAGAAACTCGCAGATCAGCGGAGGAAAGAGAAGATGGAGGACAAGCTGGCAAG GCAAAGGGTTAAAGACAAAATCGCACGAGACCGAGAGGAGAGAGCACAGAAG TTTGGAGGTGGTGCACCTCCAGGCACGGTGACATCCGCCCAGCCCACCCCGCCCAGTCCGTCGTCACCCACCGGTCAGGGGCCCCCGCCCACAAAGAAGGAGTATGATGAGTCCAGGATACAG GTTCGTCTGCTGGACGGCTCCACCATCAACACGGTGTTCAAGGCCCAGGAGCCGCTGGCGGCGGTGCGCGTCTACGTCCAGATGAACAGCAACACGCCCGAGGGTCAGGACTTCACGCTGCTGTCGCCATACCCGCGCCACATTTACACTGAACTGGACATGGAGAAGCCTCTTAAAGAGCTGG GTTTGGTGCCTTCAGCTGTGCTGGTCGTTACCAAAAAGTCAGAAGGATCAGCTCTGTGA